One Ciconia boyciana chromosome 16, ASM3463844v1, whole genome shotgun sequence genomic window, ACTACCCAACACCCCACCTAAGTGCTATAATAAAGTAACATGCAACATGTGCTGATCCCGAGGTACATTACCATGTTCCTAGGAAGATACAGCTCCTTCTTCTTCCGGAGACTTGGGAGGGCTCTTAGACCTGGATCTAGAGTTGGATTCCCTCTTTGAGGCAGGGGGAGGGCTTCTAGATCTGGACCGGGATCTTGACCTGGACCGGGATCTGGAGACAGACGAGGACTTTGACTTGGATCTCCTGGCAGACCTGGACTTCGAGGTGGAGCGAGACCGAGAGCGTGTGCGAGACCGGGATTTGGATCGACTGTAGCGGGACCGACTGCGGGACCTAGAGCGGCTCCTGCTTCTAGATCGGCTGCGACGGCGTCTTCTAGGGCTAAAACATacccaggaggaaaaaacaaagagcgTTAAAAGTTGAACACGGGCGGCGCAACAGACCTCAGCGACTACTTCGGGACAGGGAGGGCGGAACGGGACCCACGTGGGCAAGAAAATGAGCGTTGAGAGGGCGCCATTGTTCAGAGTGAGTGGCCGGGGGCTAAACCTACTACAGGGCGAAACCCTTCCGCTCCGAGGGAACTCCACGTGCCTTCGCTACCAAACCCCTACTCCTCCCTCCCAACCCCGCCGCGAAACTCACTCGGAAAACGAAACAAAACGGAGCGGCCCCCGCTGTACAGGCGCATGCCTAAACCCCGTCTCCCTGTCTTATTACCGAAACTCCGCTGCCGCCCTACACCCTCCCAGGCGCTCACCTCCGGCTGCGGCGGCCGTAGCCGCTGCTCCCGtagcggcggggcggcgggccaCGCCGGCTGTGGTGCGAGTCGGGGGGGCGGCCGTAGCGGGCCATCTGCACGCGGAGCTCGCGGCCATCCAGCACGGCCCCGTCCATGGCGTCCATGGCGTCCTCGGCATCGCGTTTGTCGTGGAAACGGACGAAGGCGAAGCCGCGGCTCTCCTTGGTGTAGCGGTCCCGAGGGATGTACACGTCGCCCACGCGGCCGTACTTCTCGAAGACCCTCCGGAGCGTGTCCGGGGACGTACGGTAGGTCAGGTTGTCCACTTTGAGGGACGTCATGCCCTCCACGTCCGGCGGAGGGCGCCCGTAGCTCATGGCGGGCAACAGCCCccgaggggcggcggcggctgagGAGAAGAAACCCGAGGGAAAGGGGACGAGTCAGGAGGCGGCGCGGCCCTGAGGGGGAAGCGCCTCACACCGGAGGGGGAGCGCCGGAGCGGCGGCCCAGCAGAGTCCAGAAAGGAGGGGAGCTACAGGGCATAGGGGAACGCCGCGGGGTCCTTAGCGGAGAGGGAGGAGCAGGCACCCACCTCTGGGGTCCGGGGGGGAGGCGGCCTAAGGCCGGAGCGGAGACGAAGCGCCAGCAACGGCCACCCCACTCCGCTGCTGCGAGGAAATGAGCGGGGCGCCGCCCGCGCGCGCCTACTTAACGCCACAAAATGGCCGACGGCGACCCGGAAGCGAAAGTGCCTCCCGGCGCGCGCTgtcccgcccgccccgcgcccggcggcAGCCTCCCCGAGCGCGGCCTtgtccttcttttttctccttaccGGCCGCGGATCCCGCAGGCGGCCTTGGAGGGCGCACGGAAAATCGTCTTCTAAATTAAAAACCCGCCTGCCGTTGAAAGTGACCGTTAAGGCGGCTCCGCCGTGACCCGGAAGGACTCGGCGGAGGCGGGGAAATTTTGAACAATGTGTGCCGAAAACGGTAAAAAAACGGAAATAAGGCGCGGTCTGTCTTTGCTAGGGGGAGGAGGGGCGAGAAACCCTCGCCGCGTGAAAAAAAACCGTTAACGACGGGGAGCGCCTCTCGCGCGGGCGGGGAGGTGACGGTTTAAAATGGCGGATGCGGAGGGGAGAGCGCTGTGAGGGGAGGTGGGTGCGGGCTCGCGGCTcgggctgctgctgtgggagctCTGCGCCCTTCCTGCTCCTGCCGCAGCCGGTTGTGTGCTGCGGTTTCTGCCGTGCGTCGTGAGGCGGCCTGGAAGGCTGGCGTGGGCGCTTCGCGGGCTCCCCTTCACCTCCTGCCGGTAGCGATGCCAGGTGAAGCCGCCTCGGTCCGTGCAGCTCGACGCGCCGCGATGGATGCGCGCTGTGGTGCGTTGGCTGAGCAGCGTAGGTGCTTCTGGGACAGCCCTGTGCCCGCACGCTGCCGGCACGGCCATCTCCACCGGCTGCATCGGTGCTTGTGAGAGAGCTGTGGGCCGAGCTGGGAAACGTTAGAAATCCTCCTTTACACACAGCGCTCTCTGCAAGTTCCTGCTTTGGCAGCACGCGTGGTAAATTCGGAACAAGGGTGAGGATTAGCACAGCCCTTGTGTAAGGATGACAAGCAGATTGCCTGAGTTTTGTCTAGGGAATTCGGTGAAAGCTGCTCCCCCATCCCAAAAGTTGTTGCTGTGTCATTTCAGGCACTGAATAAAATGCCCAAACTCTGAGTATGAGCTATAATAAAGAGTTCTAATTTTACAACAGTGATAAATGTTTCAACCCATCTGTTTTGTAAtactgtgttaaaaaaataatggaaacgAAGAGACAGTTGTCTACCGATTTGTTTAAGGCAATGACAGTATCCACatgagaaagcaaattaaattcagtATTAGAATTTAAATCCTTATTCTTACTGTaattatgtttaatattttttgcactgaagaagtataaaaataagcaatgaCATCAATACAAACCTAGGAGTGACAGTTTGTTTCCTGCTACAAAAGACTTAAGAAATCAAATAAACTAGTATTGCATATTTTGTATTGCCTCATCCTATATTGTTCATTATTGTTTCCCAGAGGATTTTGATTAAAACTTTTCTGATTCATCTGCTGAAACCCGTTCTCTAAGGAGAAATTTGAAGTTTATCTTTACAATGATTTCCTTAAAATGACAGAGGGAGTTTCCTGTGTCCCTTATTCACTAGTTTCACAGTCGCTTCAAATCAATACaagctgctgccaaaggaattgGTCCAGCACACCAGCCCAGTTTGCCATGCAGCTAGGTGAATGCTTATGCTGGCACAAGGGGAAGAAGGTGTGAGTGGGACGCAGTGCCTAGAGGATCTTAAAAATCTGTTGCTGTAAATTCATAATATAGAAGAGGAAGAAGCGAACTTTGcttgtgttaaaaaaacccccatcttGATATTCTAATTGGATCTTTGTAAAGCAGCCTCTGAATAATCATACTAATTTATTCCacaggtaaaaaataaataaatcaatctacatttttagaaaatacagcTCAGGAGTTAAAGAAGAGTTAAATATGTAACAATAGCTGGGGTACGGATTTTATTTAAGTCCTTTACTGTAGATAGCAGAGGTAAAATTTGATGATTACTTCAGtcaattctgtatttccttcctttcctctttggcCATCAGTTAAGTGGAGCTGATTTAGCTGAATGCTCCAATCCTGACTTGGAGGCCCAACAGGATAGACAGAGGATAGTAACAGTAAAAAGCAGCCATTAAGTTAATATGTGTGATCCTCTTTCAATTTTGCTGACGCTTTAACGGACATCTTCAAATCTTAAAGGTCAATAGatcttaaatttattatttagaaatactgtgaagtaaaatattaagGGTATGCAATTACTAAAAACTAATGTTATTCCTTGAGACAAAGAAGTGAAAGATTATGAAGACTTTCCTGAGTCACTGAGACAATGAAAGGCAGGTGCAGTGTGCAGAACATGTGTGTTGGTGGCACTGAGATGCTTAGGTTCTCCCAGGTGGGAATAATTTTCCCTTTGGAATGACTTTGTGTATGTTTCAATTCAGCTAATTAGACAGTTTTCTTAGACAACTTTAtaagactttttaaatcttGCTGAGTATCATTTAGTGGATGGAGATTATAATTCTTAAAAACTACTAcagatctttttattttaaggattaGATTTCCACCCTTCCAAGTAGAAGAAGTGTACTTTCATAAAACTGCATTTCCCATGGTGCACAAGGGTTTTCGAGGCTGGGTCAGCTGATCTAGATTGTGAAATGTTCCTTATTTCCTGTCCAACATGCATGGAAATGACTGGTGTGTACGAATGTCTCATTTTTCCTTCGTCAGGTGATTTAAAGGCTTTGGACCAGAATTCTAATTTAGAACAATGGCAAGAAACTGAGCTGATTGACTAGCTTGGTATctggaaaactgctttgtttGGGGGAAAGAGATGTCATGAAGAAGTAACATACTGCAGTCTGCTCTGTTAACTTCATGGGAGAAGGTAGAGAGAATCTTGATCTTTTGTACCAGAcctttatctttgtttttttcgAGTTACTGATTTTGCTGTACATTATAAAGAGAGTCACCAGATTTCTTGATTAGTTGATGATTACGTCCTAGCAGCTAATAAGTAGCTCTAAGTAATCgtaattttttaagctttcatttttgttttattctttttgcttatttgtttttaacagaggTTAAgaggaaacttttaaaagaaaatagagttTTTCCAGACTGAAGCTGAGGACTTggcaagaaaacacaaaatgtctCCTGAATCAAAAAAACTTTTCAACATAATTATTTTGGGAGTCTCATTTATGTTTATATTCACTGCTTTCCAAACATGTGGAAATATTGCGGTAGGTGTGAATTTCAAAACATGCCACATTTCTATTGCAGTTATTAATCCTTTTTTGTCTTTCGTGTACTCTAATGTGAGAGTTGCTTTACTTGggattttttaatgtgaaagaCACCTTGAcattttgtctcctttcttttgGTTTAGTGTTACCTAGATTAAGTTGGTTAACTGGGTAATTAAgcagtttatttctttaaaatatcatagtTACGTATGTAAGTGTGTCTGATTTCTTAGAAAGTAGAAAATTAATGAATCCTATCAAATGTTTGAACTTTAAAATAGTGTCTGTTTTGTCACTTGCAATATTTAACAATTGAATTACATTGGACCTTCCATATTTCTGATTATCCTATGTAGTccctttcaaaataattgtgtaAGTTGTTATTATTAACCATGCCCCTAGTTTTTCCTAATctaacatatttttctgttctaacAAACTAGACATTGAGGGGGAGTATGAGGATAACATCTGACAAGTAGTCAGACTTCCACAATTGCTAGAACTGCCAAGTCACCTTCCATCTGAATAATATACTGCTTTAGTATCGTGTATCTCTGCGTGCTGAAGCAAAATTTGGCATAACATAATCCAAATTTACTATTAAAAGCAGATTGTACTCTAGCTACTTCAATTTTTAGAATCCTGCTATTGACATACTTAGCCCAGATCCTCTTAACTTACTGACTTGTTGGCATTGCTTTCAATATTAGTTATTTGCCTGAAGGACAGTTTGATTTCAACATACCTCTTGAGCCTACAGGTCTtacagcttctcttttcttgcatGCAAGAAGAATCCTTTCTGGGTTCATATAAATGTTCTTCACTGCATTATAGAAATAACTACTTAGGATAGTTTCTGTAAAAGTCATAGTGCAGCATGATACTGTACGTGAGTGCATAAGTACAGCCCAATGATCTTAGAAGTTCTGAAATTAACTCACAGCACCTCACTGAATTGGACCTAGTGATCATGCAATCATGTAATTTATTGTCATTAAAGTCATTACAAGTGCCTTTCAATCAGATCTGCCCGCTGGTCCAACTAATTACGTGGTCTCATGATCACTAAAGCCaattcaaggggaaaaaaaaaggaacaaggaaATAACGGGAAAccaaaaagaacagaaactcTTATCAGAAGCTCACAGTTAGGTCAAATTAAGAGTATTTTGAaacttctccttctttccccgCTTTTTATATTAAGATAGTCATACATATCTACCTAAGAGAGgtgttttgtaaaacaaaagttttatgaaatattttaaggtGTCTGATGAAATAATGATATAATCCTAAAGTACTAATTACTGCTTCAAACATAGATGTTTCCCTGCCAAATATCTCCTGCACCTTCATTGTGGAGGTATTGTGAGTTGTAATTAacactgtaaattattttaagtactttGTAGAGTCTATTAATGATTAATTCTAACGTTTAATACTGACTTCAAACTGATGCAAGTGTTCTCAAACTACAAGATATGTTCTAACATATTACAACATATGATTTTCTCCTCACAGCAAACTGTTATCACAAATTTAAACAACACGGATTTTCATGGCAGTGGCTACACAAGGTAATTTACACAAATCTTATTTCTGTGCTCCTTGCAGAGCGAGGCTAGTTATAATTTCATCTGGTAGAGATATACTATCAAGAGATTGTAGTGTTCTGCTGACTTCACAATTTAATAACATACTTAAAGCAACATAGGCTTCTCACATTCACTCTAGTTCTACTCTGAATTATTTCTAGTTGAACTACATAtctgttttgcatgttttctctgTAGGGAGAAAAAACACCATACGGTCATCACATTCTCAGCGTTTTATCTTAGGAGATGAAGAATGTGgaagttataaaataaataaaactgctaaCTAAGGCCTTGGTTGTTTGCCCTTGTAtgcttctgtgtgtttgtgtaggATAGGTAGTGTGGATCAACTTCCAGGAAATACTGTAACATAAATGTTGAAAGGAGCAGTCAGAAAGACGAGAAGCAAAGCCACAAAAAGccattctgtttgtttattgcACTGGCATAGCCAAACTCACCAAGCATGATCAGGGACCTATTGTAAGCCAAATTAAGCTGTCATATAGGAAAACCTGGTTGCTGCTTTGAAGGGTTTACTGTCttaatttaaactaaaaatacaaCTGGCACAAAATGTATCTGTAAAATTTTTGTGGTGTAtttggcagaaaatgaaaacgTCACTGGTAGATGAATGAGGCTCTGGAACATTCTCCTCTGGAAGTACTGGGCACAAAAGACAATAACTATTGTTAAGGCACAGTTTGACAAATGCATGTTGTAAATTACAAGACGTGCTTGCCTGCAATAGTTTGGGACTCTATTCAGCAATCCAGGAAACACCGTACACTCCTTTATTCCTATATAGAGTGCAATGAGTGAAggtaacagaagaaaggaaggaaatgtttgaCCGTGAAAGTTATGCAGTTACTGAAGTTATGTATGTGCTTATATTGATACTTTGGAATCAGCTGAACATTCTTAAATCAGTTGCGCTTTTACCCTATATTTTAAGTACTTAATCATCTTTGGTGTTTATTTATGTAGCATGTCCATTATTTATGGAGTATTCTCTGCATCAAATCTTATATCACCTTCAGTGGTTGCGATAGTAGGACCTCAACTCTCCATGGTTGTTAGTGGCATATTTTATAGGTAAgtattaattttgaatttttgtctgcttcctttgaaatctttctttcattttttcacacCTAAGGCTACCATGCCATACATGAAATTGTACTGGCTAAGGAAGGGAACTGTCTGTATCAGTAGACGTGTAACTGCAGAGCACTTCAGCCTATCGGAAACAGagtgtattttttccacagcatttcCAGACTTTGCTGACTGTGGAGTTCAGTTTGTGGTCTCAGGTTAATgactgtataaaaaaaaattctacatgCTTAGTGGAGTAAAAAGATTACCTTTTTTCACATAGAACCTGAACTATTTTCCAACTTAAGAGAGAGTAGCTGATTTAGAATAAGCTAAGTGAGATATACGATTGTTAAACTTTGTCCACTTTAAGTCTATATTCAATAAACTGATCTGTTCTGTTCTAGCTTATACATTGCAGTTTTTATCCAACCTGCAACATGGGCTTTCTAcactgcttctgtttttattggCATTGCAGCTGCTGGTAAGCATTGTTCTTACCCTGCTTACTATTCTTTGCTACATTTGAATATAcctcctaaaatatttttgtttcctgagcaatatattctgtatatttcAGTACTCTGGACGGCACAGGGAAATTGCTTGACTGTAAATTCTGATGAAAACACCATTGGAAGGAACAGTGGAATATTTTGGGCACTCTTACAGTCCAGGTAAGCTTTAtttgttaatcttttttttttgttgtgtacACAGTctactttttacattttttgatAAGTGGGAGACTGCATCTAAAAATACTCCACTGGTACCTTGCAGTCAGTGAAGTGGGAGGGAAGGCTGGAAGCAACATTTCTATTGCTATTGTGCATTATAGAACACTGAATGAAAGTTACATGTCACAAGTCTCTGCTCTCCACATGCTAAAAAGATACATTTGTGTTAGGGGAGCATTTAGACATGTGTAACAGAAATCTTGTTGATTGTGGAGGGCTGTGCTAATTTGTGTCAGGATCCTGAGTGCACTAATAAGCCCTAATGGTCCTGAACAACCTCACCTGGGACCTCCACCACACCCTTCCCATCTGCCCATGGGCCCAGGCACCCTGTTTAAACTCAGCCCTGGGTGTTCAGTTCCTCTGGAGCTGTATTGGAGGAGTGTTGGTCTCCAGCTCAGCTACAGCTGTGCCTATGCCTGGGTATGGGTCCTGGTGGTCTAGACCCCAGTCCACAGACTGACTTTCTATCTTggctttgttctgctttgtcaCTGTGGACCTGCGTGGCAATCACTGGGCCTGACTCTGGCCTGTGGACTGACTTCCTGGCTTGACCTCAGACCTGCCTCATTGACACAAACTTGTATGATAGTCTGGACTCTTGGTTTACCCTGCCTATAATCTTTGGGTCTGCCCTGCTTGCCTTGCTTGAGTACTGTGGGACTGGGCTCTAGCTGATGAGGCACCTTCTCTGCTGGATGTGTTATCCCCCTTTACTCTTAGCCCTCCTTCCCCAAGGGAGCAGCTGGACCTTGCTGCTCACTGACAAGTTGAAGTGAAGATACTAAAATTGAACCTGGCAGTCGGAAGTCAGAAAATAGATCTTGTTGTTGATAGTTCTCTGATATTAAGCTTCAAGTACTGCATCAACTAAAAAAGTCAACAAAAGGCTCAAGTTCAAGAAAGGTAGTGAGAACATGGTAGTGGACgctgtgttgctgctgctccGTATTTTGTGCAGATATGGTTTCTGCCTCTCAGGGGAGTGTAATGTAGTTAGGGTAtagggaaaaataacaaaatgtgcAAGAAGATAGAGCTGCTGACTTGAAGAGAGACTAAAAAAGCTGGGACTCTTTCCTTTGGAGAAAAAGCATCTGAGGAGGGTTATACTGATGGGTTATTAAAAGACGAAGGCAGCAGGTGAGTTGAGTGTATAGCTGTTGCTCACTAAATGCTGCTGTACTAGAACTGAAGTCGCTTGGTCAAACTAGAAGAGGGTTGGTTTGAAATGGATGAAGTGCTTCTTTACACAATGGATGATTAATCTTTTGGAGCTTGCTGGCACAGGAGGGTGTGGAGTTGGACAGTGTTGGCAAGATCAAAAAGGGATCAAACAAATTCATTGGCAACAGGTCCACAAATGGTTTCTGAAGAGAGATACCTTTTACCACCCCTAATATAGCAGTTCTGAGTATTGGGAGATAATGAGGGGAATGAATCACAGAAGGTGTTTAGGCTGGTGGGCCTGCAGTAGATGGCATTGCTGATGCTGTTGTGGGGACAGAATACTGGATTAGGAGAACATCAGTCTGAACCGCTGGCATACTGCCTGTGTTCTTTAAGTTTCAGGTTCCAGAATTAACATATCAGTATGTTGTCAGAGTAGCAATTTCCACAAACCCAACTAATCGTGTGTTTTACAGTGAGTAAAATGCATGGCTTTATATGTGGAAACTTGACTCTAAGGCTGTTTTGAATCACTATTCATTCAGAATTACTATATTTCAGGAAACTGTAGGTAGgaacacagcatttctcttGAGCTCTTAACAACCAATTTAGCATTGCTGGGGCAATACTTCAGACAAGACATGTGACTCTTCTAAGGAAGTATTACAAAATCATCTCCATAAATATGTCAGCTTTCTAACCTATACCCTTCCAAAATTAGAGAGAGAGGCAATTTAGATGCAGATTTCCTCATTTATGCTACAACCTTGTGTCTTGATTGCTGAAAATGCATTATGGGGAAGAATCCTCTACTGTGTTTGAAGTTTTATATAGAGTAAGTAGTTTACATGGAGAGTGACTagtatctttatttctttcacaattGCACagcactatttttttcatagaatgGTATTACCGTGATGCTACAACCTTAATCTTACCACAAAAAGTGCTGTTGACCTTTGTTGTCCTTTTTGTTTACAGCTTGTTTTTTGGAAACCTCTATATATACTTTGCTTGGCAAGGAAAAACTCACATATCAGGTGGGTATTGCTTGTTTATTTGGGAGGCCATCCTTTAAAATATGGTAGCGTGAATAAACAGATGAAATAACGAACTGGAAAGTGGCAAGAAACTTAAACAACAgtagacaatttttttttccaatttattgTTAGATAGACTATTTTTGGAGTATGTTTTTGATTCAGTGTTCCATGGTACTCATGGCCCTTATATTACGTATGTTGTTTGCCTGCATGCAAAGCACTTTGAGTACCTTCTTTGAGGATATTGTCTATTAAATTCTTCAGAATGCTAGTTTAGAATACGGTTTTTCCACAATAGCTACTCTGGGATTTTTCCCTGTGCAGACACACTTATGccaaaatacacatattttggggaaaaggtATTCTGGAATGGCTATAAGTTTAATATACACACTGTCCTGTTCCGAAGTAAGTTCCTGGTGTAGACCGTTCTTCCAAATCGGATTAGAGACTGATTAACctatgaaataaaggaaaagaaaggaaaaccatcCCAGTTGACTTCATGGTTGCACTAATCATTGTGCTGGcataaagcagcagcaagacagaGGTTGAGATGTGCAGCTGGACTGAGagtgggctgctgctgcttaaaCTGGCAGCATTGCTGGAAGAGTGTTTAAAGAACTCAGTCTTCCTTTCTTGGCATAGTTTATGAAGACTAACTTCCTAACAGCGTTGTAATTAGTAgtagtttttttcatttgacatCATGCTAGTCTGGtaaagagcaggagagagaacagTAAACTTAATAATATTCTTAAGAAGTTAGATAGTGATTAAGACTCATTGGTTTTAAAGCAGAGACTTAAGTAGGCAAGGTGGGGGGGGTATTGGCTAAGAAAACGACAATggtgaaaacagagcaaaatgtaagattttaattataaaacCTGAGTACTGCTGGAAAACtaacattttgtaaataaataggGTCGATTGTCCTGTTCTATAATGACTGTGAGAGTTTTCTTTATTGTAGtgttaaagtaaaatatttactagAATGGTCAATTCTTTTAACGCTTAAAAGATGAGGATACTTCTGCTGTAGTCAATCAGGAATAAgatgttgatttttaaatgataattaTCAAGCTTCAGAAATACTGCCCTGTTGAGATGAATAGTCCACTTCATCTGTCTGTTAGATCCATCTTTTCAGGTTCCTCACAGTCATGGGCTTGGTAGCGCAGCACAGGTTAATTTTTAAAGGTCAGCTCCCACATTCCCTCATCTTTAACACAAAGGCTTAAATGTTATTGAAAATATTGGAGACACTTCGGATCTGGTGGGCCTGAAATTCTGTGCATTCCAAATTTCGTTGCTCTTTCTAACCATAGAACAGAGCGATTATCTATGAGGGAGTTCTGCTATTACATTTCCCCCCATCTTTAAACGTCTTGAGActtctctttattaaaaaatgttggtATCAGAAGGTCTGATGgtgtttaaaaatcaattcctccttccttttattacctaaatgaaaattttacagGCATTTCAAGGTGAAGCACATATTCTCTTTTTGATCTGTAATCATACACgttatttttaattgatgtAGAATAATTTTATGTTTCCCTTTAAGCTAAAAGGGGTAGTAAATACAAATGTAGGCAATGTCTTCAGAATCATACACTAGTTCAATCACAACTATTAGCTGTTTCttggcacttttttttctgcctaatATTTGTAAATGGGAATTACTTCCGTATTACAGACTTTCCCGTGCCAAACAAGTTGGTTAGTGCAGCAGAGCTCCTGCATAGGGCAGCAATTACCTTCCTTCAGTGGTATGCTGTGTCAGTTAGGTTTCAGTGGTTTTAAGGCC contains:
- the SRSF2 gene encoding serine/arginine-rich splicing factor 2 — protein: MSYGRPPPDVEGMTSLKVDNLTYRTSPDTLRRVFEKYGRVGDVYIPRDRYTKESRGFAFVRFHDKRDAEDAMDAMDGAVLDGRELRVQMARYGRPPDSHHSRRGPPPRRYGSSGYGRRSRSPRRRRRSRSRSRSRSRSRSRSRYSRSKSRSRTRSRSRSTSKSRSARRSKSKSSSVSRSRSRSRSRSRSRSPPPASKRESNSRSRSKSPPKSPEEEGAVSS